A single Lactuca sativa cultivar Salinas chromosome 8, Lsat_Salinas_v11, whole genome shotgun sequence DNA region contains:
- the LOC111911093 gene encoding coniferyl alcohol acyltransferase isoform X2 produces MSNLDLLLPPLDVGVFLCYKESLPHEESIKIIKKSLAQVLAPFYPFAGEILHNNDGEPELLCNNRGVDFIHAHVDMELKNIDFYHPDDSVEGKLVPVKKQGVLSVQVTELKCGGLVVGCAFDHRIADAYSINMFLTTWAEIAQSKKISCLPSFRRSVVNPRRPPVMNTFYNTLFHPISSIPPQTSHLPLDPLISRIYYIHAKDINHLQSISSSNGTPKRSKLVSFISFLWKIIAESDDEFTTCKMGVVVDGRERLNTKSFSMQNYFGNVLSVPYGEAKCDELKKMSLSRVADVVHEFMSPAMTEEHFRGLIDWVELHRPEPICARIYVKMEENEGEAIVVSSGQRFPVENIDFGWGKPHFGSYHFPWGGQTGYVMPMPSVKKNGDWIVYMHLLQKHLDLVETKGREVFKPLTPLYLDL; encoded by the exons ATGTCAAACCTTGACCTTCTTCTTCCGCCATTAGACGTCGGAGTTTTTCTCTGCTACAAGGAATCACTTCCCCATGAAGAAAGcatcaaaataattaaaaaatcacTCGCACAAGTGTTAGCTCCGTTTTACCCGTTTGCCGGAGAAATTCTTCACAACAACGATGGTGAACCTGAGCTCCTCTGTAACAACCGTGGTGTGGATTTCATTCATGCCCATGTTGATATGGAGCTTAAAAATATCGATTTCTATCACCCCGATGATTCTGTAGAAGGAAAACTTGTTCCAGTTAAAAAACAAGGTGTTCTTTCTGTTCAG GTCACAGAGCTGAAGTGTGGAGGTTTAGTAGTTGGATGCGCATTTGATCATCGAATAGCCGATGCATACTCGATAAACATGTTCTTGACTACATGGGCTGAAATTGCTCAATCGAAAAAAATCTCTTGTCTTCCATCTTTCAGACGTTCAGTTGTTAACCCTAGGCGTCCACCTGTAATGAACACGTTCTACAATACCCTATTTCACCCTATATCATCTATCCCTCCACAAACATCTCATTTGCCACTTGATCCTCTCATAAGTCGCATATACTACATCCATGCAAAAGATATCAATCACCTTCAATCGATTTCAAGTTCAAATGGAACCCCTAAAAGAAGCAAGCTTGTGTCATTCATTTCCTTTCTATGGAAGATAATAGCAGAGTCTGATGATGAGTTTACCACATGCAAGATGGGTGTTGTAGTTGATGGGAGAGAAAGGCTAAATACGAAATCTTTTTCAATGCAAAACTACTTTGGAAATGTTCTTTCTGTCCCTTATGGTGAGGCGAAGTGTGATGAGCTTAAGAAAATGTCACTAAGTCGAGTTGCTGACGTGGTGCATGAGTTTATGAGTCCTGCAATGACTGAGGAACACTTTAGGGGACTAATTGATTGGGTTGAATTGCATCGACCTGAGCCAATATGTGCAAGGATATACGTGAAAATGGAAGAGAATGAAGGTGAAGCTATAGTCGTGTCATCTGGTCAACGGTTTCCTGTGGAAAACATTGACTTTGGATGGGGTAAGCCACATTTTGGGTCGTATCATTTTCCATGGGGTGGGCAAACTGGATATGTTATGCCGATGCCGAGTGTAAAAAAGAATGGCGATTGGATAGTTTATATGCATTTGCTTCAAAAGCATTTAGACTTGGTGGAAACTAAGGGAAGAGAGGTGTTTAAACCGTTAACTCCATTGTATCTTGACTTGTAA
- the LOC111911093 gene encoding coniferyl alcohol acyltransferase isoform X1, producing the protein MDSCGILSVDVKQTDVIVAALPVQDHWLPMSNLDLLLPPLDVGVFLCYKESLPHEESIKIIKKSLAQVLAPFYPFAGEILHNNDGEPELLCNNRGVDFIHAHVDMELKNIDFYHPDDSVEGKLVPVKKQGVLSVQVTELKCGGLVVGCAFDHRIADAYSINMFLTTWAEIAQSKKISCLPSFRRSVVNPRRPPVMNTFYNTLFHPISSIPPQTSHLPLDPLISRIYYIHAKDINHLQSISSSNGTPKRSKLVSFISFLWKIIAESDDEFTTCKMGVVVDGRERLNTKSFSMQNYFGNVLSVPYGEAKCDELKKMSLSRVADVVHEFMSPAMTEEHFRGLIDWVELHRPEPICARIYVKMEENEGEAIVVSSGQRFPVENIDFGWGKPHFGSYHFPWGGQTGYVMPMPSVKKNGDWIVYMHLLQKHLDLVETKGREVFKPLTPLYLDL; encoded by the exons ATGGATTCTTGTGGAATTCTCTCAGTGGACGTGAAGCAAACGGACGTCATCGTGGCTGCATTGCCAGTGCAAGACCACTGGCTACCGATGTCAAACCTTGACCTTCTTCTTCCGCCATTAGACGTCGGAGTTTTTCTCTGCTACAAGGAATCACTTCCCCATGAAGAAAGcatcaaaataattaaaaaatcacTCGCACAAGTGTTAGCTCCGTTTTACCCGTTTGCCGGAGAAATTCTTCACAACAACGATGGTGAACCTGAGCTCCTCTGTAACAACCGTGGTGTGGATTTCATTCATGCCCATGTTGATATGGAGCTTAAAAATATCGATTTCTATCACCCCGATGATTCTGTAGAAGGAAAACTTGTTCCAGTTAAAAAACAAGGTGTTCTTTCTGTTCAG GTCACAGAGCTGAAGTGTGGAGGTTTAGTAGTTGGATGCGCATTTGATCATCGAATAGCCGATGCATACTCGATAAACATGTTCTTGACTACATGGGCTGAAATTGCTCAATCGAAAAAAATCTCTTGTCTTCCATCTTTCAGACGTTCAGTTGTTAACCCTAGGCGTCCACCTGTAATGAACACGTTCTACAATACCCTATTTCACCCTATATCATCTATCCCTCCACAAACATCTCATTTGCCACTTGATCCTCTCATAAGTCGCATATACTACATCCATGCAAAAGATATCAATCACCTTCAATCGATTTCAAGTTCAAATGGAACCCCTAAAAGAAGCAAGCTTGTGTCATTCATTTCCTTTCTATGGAAGATAATAGCAGAGTCTGATGATGAGTTTACCACATGCAAGATGGGTGTTGTAGTTGATGGGAGAGAAAGGCTAAATACGAAATCTTTTTCAATGCAAAACTACTTTGGAAATGTTCTTTCTGTCCCTTATGGTGAGGCGAAGTGTGATGAGCTTAAGAAAATGTCACTAAGTCGAGTTGCTGACGTGGTGCATGAGTTTATGAGTCCTGCAATGACTGAGGAACACTTTAGGGGACTAATTGATTGGGTTGAATTGCATCGACCTGAGCCAATATGTGCAAGGATATACGTGAAAATGGAAGAGAATGAAGGTGAAGCTATAGTCGTGTCATCTGGTCAACGGTTTCCTGTGGAAAACATTGACTTTGGATGGGGTAAGCCACATTTTGGGTCGTATCATTTTCCATGGGGTGGGCAAACTGGATATGTTATGCCGATGCCGAGTGTAAAAAAGAATGGCGATTGGATAGTTTATATGCATTTGCTTCAAAAGCATTTAGACTTGGTGGAAACTAAGGGAAGAGAGGTGTTTAAACCGTTAACTCCATTGTATCTTGACTTGTAA